In Leisingera sp. NJS204, the following are encoded in one genomic region:
- a CDS encoding class II glutamine amidotransferase — MCGIVGLFLKDKSLEPKLGDMLTDMLITMTDRGPDSAGIAIYGSEMDGHTKLTVQSDVPEEAFDGLEGALAEALSTDVSIRVIDTHAVLDVPAGKAEEARSALAELRPGMRVMSAGDTIEIYKEVGLPEKVAERFDVRGMGGTHGIGHTRMATESAVTTEGAHPFSTGSDQCLVHNGSLSNHNSLRRKLRRDGVRIESQNDTEVGAAYLTWKMQNGATLGEALEGTLEDLDGFFNFVVGTKDGFGVVRDPIACKPAVMAETDQYVAFGSEYRALVNLPGIEDARVWEPEPATVYFWNH; from the coding sequence ATGTGCGGGATTGTCGGTCTTTTTCTAAAAGACAAATCACTTGAGCCGAAATTGGGCGATATGCTCACAGATATGCTCATCACCATGACGGACCGCGGTCCGGACAGTGCGGGCATCGCAATCTATGGATCAGAGATGGACGGGCACACCAAGCTTACCGTTCAGTCCGATGTGCCGGAGGAGGCCTTTGACGGGCTGGAAGGTGCGTTGGCAGAAGCGCTGAGCACCGATGTGTCGATCCGGGTGATCGATACCCACGCGGTGCTGGATGTGCCCGCGGGCAAGGCAGAGGAAGCCCGCAGCGCGCTGGCTGAACTGCGCCCCGGAATGCGCGTCATGAGCGCAGGCGACACCATCGAGATCTACAAGGAAGTGGGTCTGCCGGAAAAAGTCGCTGAGCGTTTCGACGTGCGCGGCATGGGCGGCACCCATGGCATCGGCCACACCCGTATGGCCACGGAATCTGCTGTGACCACCGAGGGCGCACACCCGTTCTCCACCGGCTCGGATCAGTGCCTGGTGCACAACGGCTCGCTGTCCAACCACAACTCGCTGCGCCGCAAGCTGCGCCGGGACGGTGTGCGGATCGAAAGCCAGAACGACACCGAAGTGGGCGCGGCCTATCTGACCTGGAAGATGCAGAACGGTGCCACTCTGGGGGAAGCGCTGGAAGGTACTCTGGAGGATCTGGACGGTTTCTTTAACTTTGTTGTGGGCACCAAGGACGGTTTTGGCGTGGTCCGGGACCCGATCGCCTGCAAGCCGGCCGTGATGGCAGAGACCGACCAGTATGTGGCCTTCGGCAGCGAATACCGCGCACTGGTGAACCTGCCGGGCATCGAAGACGCCCGCGTCTGGGAGCCCGAACCCGCAACCGTTTACTTCTGGAACCATTAA
- a CDS encoding protein GlxC yields MQTYDLEANGLRGLNSTLQEQNGGTNKTAWEIVNAKGSHAIAVGLNSPIEVTVKGSTGYYCAGMNQQATVRVEGSVGPGVAENMMSGTVIVEGDASQYAGATGHGGLLVIKGNASSRCGISMKGIDIVVHGNIGHMCAFMAQAGNLVVLGDAGDALGDSCYEARFFVRGSVKSLGADCIEKEMRPEHIAILKDLLARAGADAKPEEFKRYGSARQLYNFDVDNAQAY; encoded by the coding sequence ATGCAGACATATGATCTTGAAGCAAATGGCCTGCGCGGTCTGAACTCGACCTTGCAGGAACAGAATGGCGGCACCAACAAAACCGCCTGGGAAATTGTGAACGCCAAGGGCAGCCATGCAATTGCCGTGGGTCTGAATTCGCCGATTGAAGTCACTGTCAAAGGGTCCACCGGCTACTATTGCGCCGGCATGAACCAGCAGGCGACTGTCAGGGTCGAAGGCTCGGTTGGTCCCGGTGTCGCTGAAAACATGATGTCCGGCACCGTGATCGTCGAAGGCGACGCCAGCCAGTATGCCGGTGCCACCGGCCATGGCGGGTTGCTGGTGATCAAGGGCAACGCCTCCTCGCGCTGCGGGATATCGATGAAGGGCATCGACATCGTTGTGCATGGCAACATCGGCCACATGTGCGCCTTCATGGCGCAGGCGGGAAACCTGGTGGTGCTGGGCGATGCCGGCGATGCGCTGGGCGACAGCTGCTATGAAGCGCGGTTCTTTGTGCGCGGCTCGGTCAAGAGCCTGGGCGCGGATTGCATCGAGAAGGAAATGCGCCCCGAGCATATCGCGATCCTAAAGGATCTGCTGGCGCGCGCCGGCGCTGATGCCAAGCCGGAGGAGTTCAAGCGCTACGGGTCGGCCCGTCAGCTTTACAACTTCGATGTCGACAACGCGCAAGCGTACTAA